The following is a genomic window from Zerene cesonia ecotype Mississippi chromosome 13, Zerene_cesonia_1.1, whole genome shotgun sequence.
tcGCGTGTAAAGACGTATTTTActcgcttcggtacgaattgggccagctcgcaccggggaagttacCACACCCACACAGAAAAACGGCGTAAAATAGTACTGTGTTTCCTTCCGTGGAGGTTCGTACATATCAttttcctcgcccttcccattTCATTTCTTGATtcctgtcgtcaatcctttccttatccattGCTATTTAAAAACGGGCAGCGCAGTTGCAACGgccctacctctgcgaatgttcataggcggtggtgatcgcttactatcaggcgaactaccggctcagttgcccgctattacataaaaagacgatgatataagaaaacaaagaaaaagtcGCTATGATTTACTACtagagataaattaattattataatacattaccTCAGGACCGATTGCATCAAGCAGATCATTGAAGCTATTAATAGTTTTGCCGAAACAGAATtctctatatttaatatagggAGGGAATAAGAATTGCCGGTTCTTAGCAAGGTCACTAGTAAATACATCTGAGGCATGTTGATGTGGACCAAGCACGACTTCGGCCATCTGAAACCAAATAGATATTAAAGTGAATATGATTAAAGAATCCCCACTTATCTTGGTATGTTATACCTGTAgacctatatattatatataccttttAACCTCGCGATGGGATTGTTTCGTTGGCCATGGAGGTTATAATATACCTGGTATTTCTACTTTTATACagtcttataataaatatgtatataattatcaaagtTCAGTTTTTACAGCGAAgactacataaaaatttaaaaatttaatttctcattttgttcatatatttGATTGCTTACGTTTACTGTATTATATACTGTAaagattattcaataataaataacatcaaaagGCAGCGACGTTCCTGGGGAGGGACGCACTACTCCAGATTCAAAAATGGGACcgaatgacaacaattttctatcaatcacaaaaaaatcttattaatccTTTTTAAGCTCACGGTGTTATAGATAatgtaaatcataaaattgtaatacagTACATACAATAACAGTCGTATTAAGTACGTCCTACGTTTTAGGAGCGTCGGTTAAAGAAAGGAATAACTTAGGATCGTTACTTACGTCAGGATCCACGACATAATCAAATTTAGCATTGGCCTGACGGATAGCGCCCTGAGTTATACCGTCTATGTTATCCACCAGATAGCCAGTTCTTAGCGTCATATTCACTAGTTTTGTGTCTTTCAAGTGGTACCCTTTATCATCATATAGTCTGtaagaatgttatatttacaaatagtaAACTCAtacaaacagaataaaaagtaaattcagTTAATTTTAAGACGAAAATCCGTAGCTCAATAAACGTATTTGATAACAAAATTAGGTCcgttattcaattaaaagttccaataaaattgtatttcgaGGAAAAATACTGAAGCAAAATAGaacaaaaacttataaaataacgaaGAATAATTGGCAATTAAAGAATTTCTTTTAGTAATCTAGAGTATATTTCGATTATTAAGTGATAGAATCTGAAAaagttgtatttgtttaaaacagttataaaataaattacatacttGACAACCCCCTCTTGGATAGTATGCGTCCACCTCCATGCAAATGGGAATTCTAAAGAAATCTGCGGCGGAAGATtctcattataaatatctctAAAGCCCAGGTCTGGACAAAGGACGCCATCGTGAACGAGGTTGTTATAACCTAGAAAGAACACAATTTCAAACGTAACTTTTTGATATGTTATaactagtttttattttttctaggTTATTCCTAGTCTTTTACCACTATTCATTACACACATGCACTCCACacagtaaatttttatgtgggagtcgagcgcTTTAGAAATTTGGCCACCGCACCGGGAAAGGTAAGGCCCTACCGAAGATTGGCGTAAAACAGTATTCCAATGTTACTGCGTAAATGCGGTGAGCGGAAGAGCCAAGTCCTTTACTTTTCGGCTTAAAGTCCCAGTCTATTTGTTTATCCCGGTTATTagtccttttcttatccctaaAAAGCACAAAGGTTGACGCATTTTCAGAGGCACTACCTGATGATCGCTTGCCATCAGGTGAGACATCAACTCAGTTTCCCgctttacataaaatacaaaaacattaatattttttttatatcaaaatgtattaagaTGATTACTTTAATTCagtagatttaaaatattcgtacGCAGTAaagtatcaattaaaattaattagtatcaAAGAACTACTAGATGATAAACTAGATGTtcgtatcaaaaatatatgctTATGATACATCATTCACTTCAATACTGTCTAGTTTATTTCCATTAAACTCCATTACTGTCTATTCCATTGGTTACTATCAGCAACATTACatgcaatttataaacttGGTCTTACCCATGATTGCAGGCAACAACTCATAGAAGGATATCTGCATAATAGAAGCAATAACTATTTCCCTAGTCGTAAAGAACAGTCTCTCGTCGTTCCAGCAAGGGTTGATGCTGCTCAGAGCTGAAGCTATTATGTTGTGGTACCGCCAAATCCAGATGGTCATGAGGTTTATGCCCAGAATCGTGTTGGGACCGTCTTCGGCTAAAAAGGATGTTATGATCTccgaattaaaatgtatggcaaatatatttgtttaaatatttagagcGCAGActaaaaacgttttaatagAACCAcattgaaatatgtaaatagcaGTTCAATTCagcaaattatatacttaaatcCCTTTCGTTATTTAGCATTCTGTTTTGTGTAATAAGACTATTTTATAGTAacaaccctcataggaggcctgtgtcccagcagtgggaacatatatggctgatgatgatgaagatagGACTATTTTATAGTAGTAAgataggtatattaaaaaaaagtacacaACTTAAGAAGACTATCTAAAAAATTTTACTAACACCAGATTTCATCATCCAggcattattataaagaatgctggttaaactaaaattttgataCTATTCATTTCAACACATCCCAGAACAGACAAGACAATATTTAGGACAAGGTTATGGAAAacattaagaatttttttaaatatcctcCAATTTCTTGATTACGATCTTACGTGTATCATGACATCTTGTTTCGTGAGGTTTCTGGTTCGCATAGCACAGATTAGGGCCCTTCGAGCTTGGTGGCCATATTTTGCCAGCCTCAATTTCGAATTTTAGCAGGCCATCCTTAAATAACCTTCCCTTTTCATTCAGAGATCGCATACTGTTTCCATATATATGGGATAAATCCAGCAGAGGTGTTGATGTTGAAatctgtgaaataaaaatgaacagtagtttattaaaattaagtctTCGTTACTcattcattacaaaaatatatgctagaaaataatatagatctaaattaatagctttttgtttaatttataatattgctataTTGTATACATGTGGGTAGTACTAAAATCATGTTTCAACGCTTGTCAGTTTGCTACGGAGAATGAAAGAGATTGCATCAAGCCACGTGTTTTGTTACCAATTTAGCCCCAAACaagataattgtatatttaataaaggaGAGTTCACAAAAATTTACACATGAACTAATGACTATTCCTTATTGCttgattttcttatttaccTTATTGATTCGATaacgattaaatatttaatttaattacaggCCTTGCCTTCTAGGCCTTCTAGGCATTCACCAAAACTATGATTGATTACGTGAAAACTGACTTCTACATTCGTATGTTGgcttaattatttgattaactGCTCAATCACGTAGTGTTTTATCTAATTgctgtatattaataattgattaatgcAATTTCCAGGAGCTATAATATAACAAGACCTTGTCAAAAAATTCCTTCACGTGATTGAGATAGAAAGCGTCTCAAGGTTGTAATGCATGtgttttgtacaattaaaGCAATTACCCGTGGATATAATGTCGATAAGGTTCTTCATACAATTAGAACAGATGAAGGAAAATCTGAGTATGacaaagaaatatatgtatactcaAACTCCTCCTCTCTTCTTCCTTCAAACTTATGCAGGTAATGCAGAAGCGGAACTTTTAAGAAGTCgcgttcatttaaattatccaGTCATTAAATTAACAGTTATAAAATAGCTAGTATTAAAAGTTCGCTTTAGTTCTGAATAGAATAAGTTAGATGTATTgatatattgatttatcattattttaaatcggttcagtaaactttacaaatgtacatacaaaagcaaaatatatatttctttgtgtaactttataatattagaataaatgtacacatacaacaaaatatgcgttttgtttaaatatcagAATAGTTATAAGTAGTTCCTCATAACGTTTATGATTCATATAACCTTTTTATGACGTCGTGTCTGAGATAAAAAATGACGTTTTTACTGCATTCCAAACCGTCACgcttctataatatatatttaaatcaaaatttttaaactgtatCTTTCCCTTTTTGGAGTAGTGAGAGAGACTATTTCAAACTGTTAGtcgattttaaaagtaatatactCGTACGTTCTTCAAAAATATACTAcgcttatttatttcaactacATTAACGTGGGCCGGTGGTGCGAGTTACAGGACAACTAAAGAGTAAAGGTATGCATCGCGCGACGAAAATTCCTTAACTTTAAACCCTTAGATTTTTCACTTTTCGgcaatctaaatatatatctcaAAGGTGAATGGCtaacatagtgatctatcaacacaCAGATCAAACCAACACGgctcgggctgaaatttgacatgcaGATAAATGTTATGAAGTAGGTATCcgttaagaaaggattttttataaattctatccCCAAGgggtgaaagtttgtaccaagCAAATTTACGCGAAGCTgcaggcaacagctagtataaacaTATAGGTCATGAGTACCAACCCTTTCAGGGATCGTGTTATTGGCCACACATTTCACCGACTGGTAGGTCTCCGGCCTGGTCATGTTGTAGCAGCGAACGTTCGAGAAGCGATGCACGGGATCATCGTTAGGTATGGCGTTAGGGACACAGGCGTAATCCTGCTTGCCTTTCTCTAAGCAACAGTACGGCTTCCAGATGATGTAGTTAACtgaaacaattacaattttatcgctattctattgtattatgtgaatatttatgtacgttttttgtatataattattaagtacaCCAATGCactgctttttattataattaatttcttgcgTCGTTATACATCCGTTAGTCGGAACAACTTAGCATCTTGTTGAACGTCAGTGCCAGGTAAGTACATGCCTGGCACAAGCTGAATTAAATCCTGTTTGGCGGTACTGTGGGACACACtattattacacatttttataatttttctatcgTATTATTCTTCTGTGTATTCGTGTTTCGTGTCACACTGTCTTGTCAAATTAGTGTTTCTTAGtaactcatgaaaaagtgtaacgcccggtaaagttacgatgagtcaccgaactatgatcggtccgccgcgcgcgcagcactagagaattaggcacattgaatcggcgcgtgcttgtgtctctgtctctgtctttttagtaaacaaaatatattttctatagttaaaatttgtgcattttcttattttcattcaattccttgttcctattgtgcaatttaataatattcatatcaataaatattctaccgagaaaaagacgttgtcacgtaaaatcttcgctcGTAaaactttacaggcaaccatttttttttttatttcattgtttacaTACTTTGTCTTACACagtaatttttgaataaatagcaaatgttttaagttaattaataaaactaaatttgcAATTActggtttatttaaataagaatagcTAAGGCTTGGGCAACCAGGtggtttttgaaaattttgctttaaattgcaataaattttgttgtttttttggagttttaaatttatgcagCGAATAATCCTGCGCCTTTTAATTTTGAGTTAACAAGAATTATGAGTTGTGTTagaagaattaattaaaatacagtcATTTTCTTCATgtcataaaatgattattgtaCACAGTATTAAAAGACCGGCCATATTCATTCTGACAATACCCGTGTACATCGAtacgtaatttttaaacttaaattcggctgtatttatttttgaactaacacaaaaatagtaaaattgaattgagaatcgtctcctttttttgaaatcggttcacaaATCAAAGCTTACTGAATAAACTTgccaatcctatcctactaatccttcctactatcctacttcttatcctactatcctccTATCCTACTCATATcgtaaatacgaaagtttgaaaggatgtgtgtgtgtttgttgctgttttacgcaaaaactgctgaaccgattgcaatgaaattaggtacgaaatagctgaacaactgaaataacatataggcaactttttatcccgatattcctaagggatacggacttacacggttgaaaccgcggggcgcagctagtattatataaattactttgcATACATATTTGAGCTAATTAATTCGTGTTCAAATGAACTCACCAGTATCATGCAAGGATACAAAATCACCAGTGAAGAAGACCAGGAAGTGTGTGAACATTTGTGTCAGCTGGAGGTCCGGTACCCGCCCCTCTGCCAGCATGTTTGTTCTCACACCACGAGCGAGCGGCATCTTCTCTCCAGCCTTCGTAAGCCTCGGTTCATAGCCTGAGTGAACAAGTGAATGGATGAATCCTTATTGTCGGATgtcaattatgttttaatattctgcGGGATGCATAATTGTCATTTAAGATACAGATTCCCAACCCTCGTATGTTAGTAGTCTTTGTGCCTGACTGCGACTTGGTACCTATCAGGTAACTGACTACATCAATTAGGCAGTTATGTTGAATCACAGTATAGTTTTATTAGGAgcaaactaatattaaacaaacccCCTTAtgatttctaaaattatgCATATCCTAAACATTCTATTAACTAGCCTCAAACTTAATTTGCAATgcgttgttttttaaaatcccGGTTAACGAGCCGAATCAAtactattcttaaaaattttctaGTAAGTACATACTTAAAAAGCAACATTCAATGcttcagaaaaaaaattacgataaTACAGTTTCGCCACGCCTAAGGGGGATAATACACTATCATTAATCTTAGATCATATAAGTGATCCATTTTAattgacaatttaatttaatgaaaaaataaatgatatcatatccattatccaataaaattCACTCATGGATCTATGATccaagataaattatattgaaatatccTCAACAAAGCCATCgctttattatgtatacatatgtaaaaaaatatatgtatacattaataaattgcatacATTTACTTTTTCATCGATTATTATGCGCGATACACAGCTCGTAAATCAAtcattttactataaaaacatCTCCAGCGAAACCCGTACACTTAACGCATTACACTCTTAATCTGCGcattttcattgtaaattatattctgaTAATGGTGAAATAGAACTTAACGATAAtcgtataacatttttaaagccATACCTTCGCTGAAAACGGGGGGTAGCAAGCGATAAAAAGGCGTGTGCGGCGCCCCCATGGTGAAATACTTTAGGTTGTTGCAGGAACCGTCTACGCGCCGTCCTTCCAGAGGACTGCATGGTAGGATCTCGTTTGTGCACCAGctgaatgattaaaataatatgtatattacttAAGGAGGAGATAGTAGAAGAGATATAGAACAGGCTTTTCGCTTGCGGCTAATCAGACCTAAGGGGCCGATTTGAATTTAGGGGCTAAGGTTCCTAACATTAGCGCATTTATACAGACATACTCTTCAGCTATGTAAGTGTAGAAAaagttcaaatttaaataataatggtaaTATTTTCGTAATTGTATCCAATTctgtaaaaaatacttaatcctcttataaaattctaatatcgagatatttcattcaaaactaAGACCAATGACCGAGGTAGGTCataaaatatggaaaattGTGAGATAACAAGAACCAGTTATAACTGTCCTTAATtacgattataattttttgataatgaGCAAAAGGTTATATATTTCGTGGGGATCTTTTCAAGGTTACTTGACGGTCGGACGGAAGGTATTTTATATGGTGAATTGTTACctacaaacaatatatatacatgagTACACATTTTAGACATAAAATTCTTCCAACAATTTCAATGGTACACTCTCATCTCCATCCTGACGAACAAAtaccataaaatttatgttcgAACTACATTTTGCCCGCGTTCAATTCAGAATAGATGTTGTTATCAtacaaaccttcctcttaaatcacaTTATCTCATCAAAATATCGAGTTACCCTGCAGAGTGAACATCTATACTAAATACTCCTAtgttttttatggtttttcaAGTTAAAAAGTGATNNNNNNNNNNNNNNNNNNNNNNNNNNNNNNNNNNNNNNNNNNNNNNNNNNNNNNNNNNNNNNNNNNNNNNNNNNNNNNNNNNNNNNNNNNNNNNNNNNNNNNNNNNNNNNNNNNNNNNNNNNNNNNNNNNNNNNNNNNNNNNNNNNNNNNNNNNNNNNNNNNNNNNNNNNNNNNNNNNNNNNNNNNNNNNNNNNNNNNNNNNNNNNNNNNNNNNNNNNNNNNNNNNNNNNNNNNNNNNNNNNNNNNNNNNNNNNNNNNNNNNNNNNNNNNNNNNNNNNNNNNNNNNNNNNNNNNNNNNNNNNNNNNNNNNNNNNNNNNNNNNNNNNNNNNNNNNNNNNNNNNNNNNNNNNNNNNNNNNNNNNNNNNNNNNNNNNNNNNNNNNNNNNNNNNNNNNNNNNNNNNNNNNNNNNNNNNNNNNNNNNNNNNNNNNNNNNNNNNNNNNNNNNNNNNNNNNNNNNNNNNNNNNNNNNNNNNNNNNNNNNNNNNNNNNNNNNNNNNNNNNNNNNNNNNNNNNNNNNNNNNNNNNNNNNNNNNNNNNNNNNNNNNNNNNNNNNNNNNNNNNNNNNNNNNNNNNNNNNNNNNNNNNNNNNNNNNNNNNNNNNNNNNNNNNNNNNNNNNNNNNNNNNNNNNNNNNNNNNNNNNNNNNNNNNNNNNNNNNNNNNNNNNNNNNNNNNNNNNNNNNNNNNNNNNNNNNNNNNNNNNNNNNNNNNNNNNNNNNNNNNNNNNNNNNNNNNNNNNNNNNNNNNNNNNNNNNNNNNNNNNNNNNNNNNNNNNNNNNNNNNNNNNNNNNNNNNNNNNNNNNNNNNNNNNNNNNNNNNNNNNNNNNNNNNNNNNNNNNNNNNNNNNNNNNNNNNNNNNNNNNNNNNNNNNNNNNNNNNNNNNNNNNNNNNNNNNNNNNNNNNNNNNNNNNNNNNNNNNNNNNNNNNNNNNNNNNNNNNNNNNNNNNNNNNNNNNNNNNNNNNNNNNNNNNNNNNNNNNNNNNNNNNNNNNNNNNNNNNNNCATTTTACCTGAAATGGATgtacaaatgtaaatttgtataatttttgtaataatattaatgataaataaataaataaaaaaaaaaaaattatttggaaGTCGAGcgcgcttcggcacgaattgggccagctcacagcggggaagtaccacacccccccAGAAGACCGACgtaaaatagtagcatgctgtGTTTTGTAAGGTGAGTGGGGAactggaggcccgtttccttttcctcgcccttctcagtccattccttcttgaTAAACAATCCTtgccttatccctttccccttaaaagcgggcagcgcaatCGCAGAAGCACTTCTGCTTCGaatgttaatgggcggtgctgattgcttaccatcaggtgaaccgccagctcagctgcccgcttatggcataaaaaaatgattgctGTTAGAGATCACCGTATGCGATAAAACTGCCTTTGTACCACTTTGTTTTCTCATTTTTATGAACTTGGTTCTTTGTGAGAATTTGTGGTACAATATAGTAAATGAATAAACCATCGGCGCGTAAGAATAAGGGCAAAGTAAATTCGAtagatttatcaataatactataatgtataaataatttctcgGCATAATGACAACTGCGATACGTTCGAATTGTCCCGAAATGTCATACAATTTTTCGACAGTTTGCATTCTCGCGAGTTagattaaaatcgataaggtttttataattttacaacttCACCAATTTTTTACCCATAAATCAAGTGAATATATCTAGatatatttgtgttataattaatgaagtaTATTTGCAAAGggacttatttatataaagtaaataaatacgataaGTGAAACaactttatactatatatgatcttaattatgatgatgatgaaataattgaaatttatccTGAgcatatgataattttatccCGGGAATTCCACGAGAACGGAAACGATGCCCGGGACtgtctatattttcctttgattaCGCGGGCAGTAGTAAACCTATATTTAAGAAACTTTTTTTCGTTTCAATGAAcatgtgtttttataaagaaactaAAATTAAGC
Proteins encoded in this region:
- the LOC119831137 gene encoding peroxidase-like, coding for MFFVFIFGLFICGCSAVPNYYETYTGKPISEEEYKQHVKRNTSFWCTNEILPCSPLEGRRVDGSCNNLKYFTMGAPHTPFYRLLPPVFSEGYEPRLTKAGEKMPLARGVRTNMLAEGRVPDLQLTQMFTHFLVFFTGDFVSLHDTVNYIIWKPYCCLEKGKQDYACVPNAIPNDDPVHRFSNVRCYNMTRPETYQSVKCVANNTIPERISTSTPLLDLSHIYGNSMRSLNEKGRLFKDGLLKFEIEAGKIWPPSSKGPNLCYANQKPHETRCHDTPEDGPNTILGINLMTIWIWRYHNIIASALSSINPCWNDERLFFTTREIVIASIMQISFYELLPAIMGYNNLVHDGVLCPDLGFRDIYNENLPPQISLEFPFAWRWTHTIQEGVVKLYDDKGYHLKDTKLVNMTLRTGYLVDNIDGITQGAIRQANAKFDYVVDPDMAEVVLGPHQHASDVFTSDLAKNRQFLFPPYIKYREFCFGKTINSFNDLLDAIGPERLELIREKYKAVEDIDLIVGLWLENYIPGGRVPSTFYCIIVQQLLRSIASDRHWYERPNRPNAFTIDQLLEIRKSTISGLLCSVADSITEVQPRAFYRAGPGNEMVSCDQIPKMNIWAWQDPTCKTNPYQFKQS